One genomic region from Maridesulfovibrio frigidus DSM 17176 encodes:
- a CDS encoding MBL fold metallo-hydrolase has protein sequence MNITVTHIFHNCFVLDVGSISLVFDIPAKRFRVRRVLAALENAVYGRDVVAFFSHSHLDHFAPDYLDVCSGAKSVKAVISDDIEEMYPEMIFKDVLIVEPDQNYFFENLKIETLMSNDLGVAFLIETAEGVRIYNGGDLACWDWDSSTEVQRRWTRHFFEKTVDKVTHFKPHIVFSNVERRLSGLAGAPFLIERTKPQYFIPTHALGRTQWLEGIHERVGIAAGKCFQYRRPGDLERFELTEI, from the coding sequence ATGAATATTACGGTTACTCATATTTTTCATAATTGCTTTGTTCTTGATGTGGGTAGTATTAGTTTGGTTTTTGATATTCCTGCAAAAAGGTTCCGCGTGCGGAGAGTCTTAGCCGCATTGGAAAACGCCGTTTACGGTAGGGATGTAGTAGCTTTTTTTTCACATAGCCATCTTGATCATTTTGCGCCGGATTACTTAGATGTTTGCTCAGGAGCTAAGTCTGTAAAGGCTGTGATTTCTGATGATATTGAAGAGATGTATCCCGAAATGATATTTAAAGATGTCTTGATTGTTGAACCTGATCAAAATTATTTTTTTGAAAACTTAAAAATTGAAACTCTCATGTCTAATGATCTGGGAGTGGCGTTTTTGATTGAAACCGCTGAAGGTGTAAGAATTTATAACGGTGGGGATCTGGCATGTTGGGATTGGGATAGTTCAACTGAAGTTCAGCGCAGATGGACAAGACATTTCTTTGAAAAGACAGTCGATAAGGTCACCCATTTTAAGCCGCACATCGTTTTTTCTAATGTTGAGCGTAGGCTTTCCGGGTTGGCTGGTGCTCCCTTTTTGATAGAAAGGACTAAGCCTCAGTATTTTATACCAACGCATGCTCTCGGGCGTACGCAGTGGCTTGAAGGGATTCATGAAAGGGTGGGAATTGCTGCTGGTAAATGCTTTCAATATCGGCGTCCCGGAGATTTAGAACGTTTTGAGCTGACAGAAATTTAA